The genomic interval GCTGATGATAAGGAAGCTACTACTAGAGTTTGTGGTGATAATGTGAATGCCATTAACCAAAATGATCAAAGCATTTTTGGGTTTGGCTTTGGAACATTTCAACATAACAATGCAAATACCATTGCTAGGGGAACCCTTGGAGTTACTCGTAGTGTTCAGAACAACTTTGGAATCGATGCTACTCTTGGTGCTACTCCCAACATCTCTTCTTTAGAAGGTGTTCCGAGTGTTAGTCACGATGCTTCTTCTCCTGAAGGTGTTCTAAATACTACTTGCAATGGTTCTTCTTCTAGGGGTGTTCAGAATTCTACtcacaatttttcttcttctcttagAGGTATTTagaatgtcacgacccggaacctccctcgggcacATGACAACCGttgcgacgtcccgattgacactcattgcccgaaatgccaattggaaccccgcaaggcttacatatcagtttcttgccttttctgtgagcaatcgtttttaaacattccgttttaaacaattaccagtcgttgccggctcaagtaaatcaaaagataaaaatatagcatttttatataaaacaatatttatagaaacacgtgtaagtaaaataaattcatacatacaataatttacaaagttataatgtacaataataattacaatgacaagtggcccatgaATACACCAAGTACTGATGATAGTAACCTACCGTCTGTGAAGTAGatatgtcaactggaatcctcgacaaaatagggtatctacaagctaccacagacctgaaatgtttggaaaggaggtgggtgagattttgcaatcccaatgagtaaacagacattatcataaatatctaaaggcgagtaacatggaggcaagtttaaacaacaaattacaaaccatttcataagcttttcaatttattccttaaaccataaaatatttgtaatttaccaaaatagttgttaaagcttatgacttttattaaaacaaggctcaagccaaaactaatcctcaaggataccttggccgaggcatctaaccgagtccaccaaggtagttatgatatttacatatgaaacacatttttatttttaaaacaagtcgttccttggcattggccgagttacacattcacgtgggggttcgacgtgaagtgagctctaatactacctcgggagttaccctcctcgcctctacaaccggagtaattatgtaaccgggtttaccgtgcccctctaataggcagtccacggaaacccgtcactgcagtgactaaacccaccaattttaataaaatttcgacagtataacgtggtttttatttatttacccagcctgcatagtaaaaacagcttacataaattcccaatgcaatttattaaatatagccacatatactcatatttcataagccattcataggaaaatatatatttcaaaatattggcagcctccaattactcaatttcataatcaacacaatatatttttatttgtcacatttatttctaaaacatcaaaaatccccgttttaatctcattttcatttcataaaatacataaagagtatttaaaaataaactctagataatttacaataataataggtttactcacagtttatACAAATTAACTGATTTTTTTAGGTGCCTTGATCACTGTTCGTCAGGTACAACTTCCTTGcttttaccggaaggctctcctcctaaacacattgcaaaatttacccaattcaccacattgacgTTAAATctctatataattgacttaaatcctatactaatgcatggtatgaaatgcaataacctaaaacggcttaaacagggtattaacctatttttggcactttacccgttaaattgctaacgcgctccattttaactctaaattgtcccattttctccccaacatttctaaccattaatatcagccaataaccctctaaaatcaccaaaattagctcactttcctccttgaaaaattcggccaaaaatgggacattaactcggtaaattttctactttgtttttctatcacatttaaccatttttcatcattttctcttcatttctcttagaataaaaatcagttcatcatcattgtacatcattgaacattcagccaagggtgggtattgtgaaaatttcatgctttcttgcccaatttaatttctatacacatttaactaactaaaactaccaatttaactaaaaatcaaaacctaaaaattccaaaatctctcccctagaatttcggccagcccttggtttcactttttgatctctctcctcaagcatgcttaatggaaataaaggcataggaaaggtagaaatcaagctaaaatcgaaaaatcttactgtTAGACGCATAAACAGACGAAAAACAtgatttcccctttgaattttctagttttcctttgtttttctcttttcttcctttcctctctattttctctcttgttctttccttatggccggccagcacttaatatggggtttaaatgggctgacttttcattaaaataatattaaatcattaaaaagtgccatgtgccactttcccattggcctgtttttaaaatttcatccatttgttttcaaattttcaccatacacttgtcccacatatccatcgcttagataaaattcttagacttatccaaagtcttggtggagtaatttttgaaatttacacttttgccctcataaaagtgaaaaattacatttttgcccaaaaaactgaaaaattgcccatagacatatttttcatcccttatactcataccattccccaatttttcaaatttgatctaaattctctcaaaatctcaaattttatctgcgggtggcaaaattacgattttacccctaaacatcaaaatttccaattttaccccaaatgaaccctcgaactctaaacaatcatttttagtcattcctggactataaaatattaaatttcatcctatgattcctatttgaactaatttgaggttaaatcaactcaagtgtaccgttaggtataataccgggtttcgtctattcttaggactttTCTAgagtaataacatgctactcagtgcatgtatgtcatgacatgtgtttataaggtcgggttttacatagAACAActcaaatataatttatttaaatattgttatGCCTCTTTCTTGTTGCTCACTATAtgcaattctttttttttcttcagtGGTAGAACGTAGAAATGATGCTTCTGACACTTATTTGGAAAACTTTCATGGCATTCCAGTCATGCCACAACACTTGCAGCTATTGGAGCATGTCTATGAAGTAAAAGGTGAATATTGGCATTTTAAACACAAGTTCTTGAATAAAGGCATCATGGTAAGCTTGGGTACTACTTAAAAGATTGCTTCCTCCCCATGGGCAgacatttctcttgaaaaattacAGAAGATGGTGGGTCTTATGGAAGATGTTCTCCTATCTGGTTCTCACATTAAATTCCTTGACGCTTGCATGGCTAAGGCCAAAGGATACATTATGACAAAGGTTAACAAACCTAGCATAAAGGTTGAGATAAAAGAGCTTGACGCAAGGAAGATTAGACAGCCTTGCAAATTTTGAGAATGATAAATCCTCTTGCCCTTTGAATTTCATACTTAactagcttttcttttttcttctttttctaatattgTAAAATTGTTCTCCAAAGTGGAgatttacttttctttcttcgtGATTTTATTGAGCTACTTGGTTCTGTATTTAATTCTTTACGAACATATAAGTGTTTCACAAGTATTGCTGTGTACGGCCAAAAGTGATTCTCAACTTCATATTAGGGAGAATAATCCTCAACCTAATAGGAAAGAGAATGACATATTACATGAGCGTTTAAAGCTACGACCTTTCTGTGAATAGCAAACTATGGCTAAGAAGTGAGCGATAAAGCTTGTGGCTAAAATATGAATCATATGGTGAAAGTTTCAAGCATAAAACTTTTGACCAAGTGAAACAATAATATTACAGCCAAATGAGAATGATAAAGCTTGCacttgaaaatgaatttactTTAACATATCACAAGTCAACCaaaatgaaatcaataaaGCTGTGGCTAATAATGCattcaaagtaaaagaaataCAAGGCAATTATGAAAGCTGATTCtaaaaaatcattcataaaaaaaaaaaagacaaatagTGGATAGTACTGTCATATGTGATACCTCTTAATGTATTGAAAATTGACTGGTGCTATAGTAGTATTGTCATACGTGATACCTCTCCATTATCCTCTTGTTGTTTTCTTCTAAGACTTGCATCCTTTCTTCGAAAGCTTGAAGCATTTTCATGAGCTCTTAGACATAAGTAGGGACAGGTATTTCTCGGTTGTCGGGAGAACTCTCCATATCATCAGatagaaatttttgactaatttTCACTTACTGCAATCACTCCTCCACAATGGAGTAACCAAAATGTAGACGGTCCTTTTAGATTAAGGAGAGAGAACATGTTGCAATGAGTGAATCATAATGCGCTAGAGGCAACAGAAAGGAACATTGAAGCAGTCTTTGAAGCGTAAGTGCTTTGAGCGGCAGGTGGTGAAGAACGAATAAAGGTGGAAAAAGTAGCAGATTATGACGAATGGGAAAGGTTGAATAGAAAGAATGTTTGGAGGAGGCTAGAGAGAGCTTTGAGGATAATCTTTGTTGGGTGTCTAATGAtttatccttttttattttccaaacTCCAAGGCTCTCATATTTATACTGAACCAGTCATGGGAGAATGTACTTGTCATGGAAGAGCAGTTAAAGAACGATTTAGGAGATATTAAAAGAATGACCGTGTAGTCGGGTGGTGGGCGTAAGTTTTAGGTAATGGAGTAGTGGCACTTGATAGTGCACCACGTGTGTTcttaaaaaacaaagaaagatcAAGGGGTAAAGCACATGTACTCCAAAGAAAGGTTAAGAGGAAGCCCTTTTAACTATCTCCATATTTGAGCCACTATGCCAAACTCTCTAGAACATCCCAAATGTGAAGGTAACTCATGAACCCTGCCACTCGTTTTGAGTTACTTTCACTTCTTCGTATAAATAGTTGTTCCATGCTTGTTCCTGGGTGTTTCTGTGCTTGGAACACTTTTGGGCGCTTCTGCACTTGGAACGCCCCTGGGCGCTTCCATGTTTAGAACACCCCTGGCGCTTCTGTGCATGGAACACCCTTGGGCATTTCCACGCTTGGAACCTCCTTGGGCATTTCTATGCTTATAACACCCCTGGGTACTTCGTGCTTTGAACATCTTTGTGTGCTTTTGCTCTTAAAACACCTCTGGACGCTTTTACGTTTAGAACACCCTAAGCTCTTCCAACTTAGGACACCACTGTGAGCTTCCATGCTTAGAACAACCCTGGGCGCTTCTGTGCTTGGAACACCCCTAGACACTTTTGTTCTTGGAGCACCCCTAGTGCTTTCAATTGGAAACACCCAAGACGTTTCCAACTTGGGACACCTTTGGGTGCTTCCATGCTTGGAACACCCCAGGTGCTTCCTTGTTCGGAGCGCCTATAGGCTTTTCTACACTTGGAACATCCCtaatgtaatttttctataaacaatactttaaaaataatagttaACAAAAATTGGGCATCTACAGTAGAGGGGTTCTTTTGGTTAAGGAAAGAAGACATGCTGCAATGAATGAATCAGGATGCACTAGAGGCAACAGAGAGGAAGATTGGAGTAGTCCTTGAAGCGTAAGTGCTTTAGGTGGCAAGTGGTGAGGGATGAGAAAAAATGGAAGAAGTGGCGAATAATAACGAATGGGAAAGGCCTAATAGGAAGAATGTTGGAGGAATCTCAAAAGAGCTTTTTAGTATAATCTTTGCTAGGTTTCTAATGatttttgcttaattttcCAACCTCTAAGGTTCTCATGTTTATATTGAATAGGAGCACTTTCTTAGGAGTAGTTAAAAGAGCACGTTCAATCATGGGAGAACGTGCTTGTCATGGAAGAGAAGTTAAAGAATGGTTTAAGAGATATTAAAAGAATGACCATGTAATTAGATAATGGGCGTAAGTTTTGGGTAATGAAGTAGTGGCACTTTATAATGCACCATGTGTGTTcttaagaaacaaaaaaagatcAAGAGCTCAAGCAAATGTACTTCAAGGAAAGGTTAAGAGGAAGTCCTCTTAACTCTCTCCATATTTGAGCTACTAAGCTAAGCTCTCTAAAATATCCCAAATGTGAAGGTAACTCATGAACCCTGCTACTTGTTTTGCGTTACTTTCACTTCCCTGTAGAAATAATTGTTCCATGCTTGTTCTTGGGTGTTTTTGTGCTTGTAACACTCCTTGGGTGCTTCTATGCTTGGAACACCCTTGGCCGCTTCTGCGCTTGGAACGCCCCTGAGCGTTTCCACGCTTGGAGCACCCCTGGGTGTTTATGTGCTTGGAATACCCTAGGTGCTTCTATGCTTGGAACGCTCTTAGGCGCTTTTGCGCTAGGAACGCCTCTGGGCACTTTCACGCTTGGAACACCCTTGAGCGCTTCTATGCTTGGAACACCCTTGGGCACTTTTGTGCTTGAAAGACCCTTAGGCGCTTCTATGCCTGGAAGACCCTTAGGTGCTTCTGCGCTTAGAATAGCCTAGGGGCTTCCATCTTAGAACACCCTAGGCACTTCTAACTTGGAACACCCTTGGGCACTTCCATGCTTGGAACACCCTAGGCACTTCCAGTTTGTAACACCCCTAGGCTCTTCTAGCTTGAAACACTTCTGGGCGTTTCCATGCTTGGAACACCCTAAGCGCTTCCAGCTTGGAACATCCTAggctcttttatacttggaacACCCCTAATGTAATTTTCCTGTAAACAAtactttcaaaaaataataattaaccaGAATTGGGCATCTATAGTTTAAATGTCTCTTGGATGACTTTAAGGATGCACTCTCCATACATTCACGATTTTACTCtcgaaacaaaaatttaatcttGATTAACAAAAAAAGTAGACTCCCTTCTTTACCGACTAGACCAACCCATATGGGTATATCATCTTATCTACtttttcatgatatttttgcGTCCGAGCTATGTACATTGTTTTGCTATTTCAGGACATCCCTACTTATGTgaataaatacaaaaatttatccaaaaaagaaTCAGCATTGAAAgggtcttttttttcttttttttgttcattggACTCTTCGTTGTTATATTGTTGTAGTTCATTGGACCAAAAACAACATTATTTCGACCTTACGGACATTATTTCGCGTAATCTCATCTTTGCAATGCAATTGATATCTTCCATCttgaaattcaatttaaaagttgGAATTATCCATGCGCCTACTTAATTACACGAGGGAAACTATATATTCCATTTCATATTGAGACGATCTTTTCTGACTTATTAACCATCGCCTTCAAAATGATAAACAATTAGATTTGAAAGGTGCATCTATCTACAAGCTTTTGTCTTTTCTACCTTTCTTTTCATGCTTTTCAACGATTCAACCGCAACAGTAACATTTTCCATAATGAAACCAAACACTGAGTTGTGGAAAGATAGATTAAGAATTATCAAAGCATGGAAGTTACAAATgaaccaaaaatcaaataacaaTACAACACACACAAACGAAAACTAATTACAAGACTACGGAATTTTCACTTGAACTTGGCTAAAGCCTAAGAAGTAAAACGAACATTGgcaatctttattttttaaatttaagtgaCAGTCACTAGATTTATTTCATGCAACTCTGATTCTGTTTTTCATTCAAATTGGGACCTGATCAATCAACAAGGATGTGATGCTAGTTTTTGCTGCTTCCCCAGCATTTGTATACGCATCTTCGTCCTTGTAAAGGAGATCAATTACCCGTGTGAGGTTGAGAATTCGATTAAGAGCTGGCTTTGGAACTACTGTTGGCTTCAAGAACTCTTGGTTTATATCCTTccaagcattcttaatttGCTTGTCAAACTCATTGTATGCCTCTTGCTCTGATACGCCGTATTGTTTCATGTAGCACTCGACGGCTGAGGCAACATGCCCTCTCTCTTGCTCAAACTGTATTCACAGGATTTACAAATAGACATTACAACAACGATAATTTTGTACAAACATCATATAAGCTCACaattcataaatatattttttgccACAATACTGAGAAAGTTTTCCTCTTCACGAATATGGCAGTCCATGAGCTGAGCTACCTGTCAAGCCTACGGATGTAACTCGATTCAGGCTGACTCTAGATATGATTTTTTGGACTCGAATTTGGTTAGACTTGAtgatattattatattgataaatattatatttcaaataagttttaatttagaatattaatatactaatatatatctatttttaatattttaaactttaatgaCAAATCAGACTTGAATATTCCAAGACATCAACTTCGTTTGGTTTGGCCTAACCCAGCACGTGAATACCTCTTTTAACATCAAATcattaaacaattaataatGTTTTCGATTGGTTTTTGTAAACAATTTTCCCATAGCAATTAGAGCTCTTTATCAAAGATTTtgacaatgaaaaaaaagatttgCAACAAACTTACAGCTAATTAGTTTTAACTCGTTTATAGAGAAGCAAATAATAATACCTTGTGACTGGCAATATCGTTCATCAGCCTAGAAATTATTGTTGAAGCTCTAAGAATCTTCGGGTAATTATATGCCCAAATAAAGGTCTCTTTTGTTATGGTATCTTCCATGCCAACAAAAGATGTAATTGTAAGCATATGATAAGCACAGGTTACTGATGCAATAGACATATACTCTTCCAGCTTTGGCGTGTAATTTTCATGGAGCCATTTGGCCTCAGCATAGAAGGCTTGAACTTGTTGTTTCATCTATAGGGAGcaaaaaactaacaaaaatCAGCAAACACTACTAATTTAGTCATTGATTGCAGAAAAATATAGATGATAGAGGGTTTTGTAACAACATACCGCTTCTTTGGCAAGTTGGACACGGTATGATTTCCCTTGCTCGGCCATCAATTCTTCCATTTCTTTATAAACACTTAAAAGTTCAGTATAGCACACTTTCATGTAGTGTGGAAGTTGATTTATGCAGCTGATATCCCACCTGCAAGTCATTCATATCAAATGGTTACGTCTATAATTAGTCAAATTTTACTTCCAAATTTTGAAGTAAAGGTGATTCCTGGAAATAATTAACCTCTGAATTGCATTTGTAAAGATTTTAAGTTCTTCACGCGTGCCATATGCATCATATATATCATCCAAAATCGATGTCAGCGCGCTTACTTTGGTCAGGAACGTTCTAGCAAGGGAATAGTGGGGTTCAAAGTACACTCCCAACATCCACAAGTAACATTCGACCAATCTATCTcgtataaaaggaaaattcttTGCAACATCTAAGCCTTTCCACCACCTGAAATAAGGTAGTTAGCACAATTATAGAATAAAATCAGTAATTGGTAAATAGAGGTGGCAAATGATGGGTTCGGGTCAAATAGATTTTGGGTTCAGGACTTTTTGAGTTTGGGTGTCTTtggatttaagttattttagatTTGAGTCTTCTCAGGTTCGAGCCAATTTCAAGTCATTTTAATGTGAAATGTAAACATTTAAACATGTTTTCcaagtttaaatttttcaaattcatattatctctaattcattatttattttttgggaCAGGTCTTCAGGCTTGTGTAGGATTTGCTAGCTTTATTGCTAAAAATATGGCACGAGCAATTACCTGTACACCTCTTTTATCTCCTTCTTGTGCAAATGCTGTAACAACTTGAAGTCTAACTTTGCAAATTCCAATAAAGTATCTTCTTGAGTAACATATCTTTCGTATATGGAAATGTAGTTCCTGGCAACCAGTCTTGGCAAGCTCTTGCGCAGGGGCCTCTTCAGCGCATTATTAATTTGTGTCGAGAGAGGATACTCTACCATAGTTTCTGCCGACTTTAGGTGAGAGGAGGTGAAAGCAAGAGCTTCTTCGAGTATCTGTTCTCCATGCACTCGCAGGTGTGCAGCTTCATACAATTCTAGCAAGCCTCTCACATCACTAATTAAGGATGCCTTGAAATTTCCTTTCTCATCTTTGAACTTGTTGAACGATTCTGCTCAATCACCAGAGgcatttgaaaaagaattagtGAAGGAAGAAACCCAGAAGCCCCTAATACATATAATAGAGGTTTTTGTTTCAGAGAAATTGATGTATTGAAGATTGATTTGGCTTGTAACGAATTAAGGCATACCGCAATGAACATTAAACCCGTGCTCTCTAAGCAATCGAAATCGAACTGATGTACTGCAGAGATCATCATCTCTCTCAACATTGCAATTGGGATATATATTTTCTAAGGAATCTTCAATCTCTTTCTCAAAATGGTAAGCCACACCTAAGCGCTGGACTGCATCAATTAAGTACAATTTTTGGGAAGGCTTATCCATGGGTGTGGCCAACATGCTCCTCACTTCTTGCTTCAATTCTTCAAATCGTAGTTGAGTCGTAGCATTCATATTCTAATCATATTGTCATATTGTAGTCACAAAACTGTTAAAACTATTGTTGATAAGATTAACATCATTGTTCCAAACCCTTTAACAATAACAATCAGTCAGATATAAAtgcaaaatatcattttagtTAGAAGTATTATCCTTATCATGTGATCTATTAATTCCCGCTAACGTTGGGAAGCAGTAGAAATCACAAAGAAACCTAAAACGTTTGCCAACAAAATAAAGATGATATGACAAATTAAAAGTCAGTTAACATTAATCTGATCTCAAAACCAAAACACACACAAGGGTGAATTCACCACCTGATAAAGGTTTTCATACATACCACTTCGGAAGGACAAGAGAGGAAAAGTTCCCCCCAAATGTTAGGACGGAAATTGGCCAAATGCCGATTTTCGTTGTTGGACATTGTATCATGACTTGAAGCAGGAGTTGAATAAACTTGGGAAGACATTTTCCTTAGGAGATGGGTGGTATTGAAATGGTGTAATACGGCTTACAGCTTTGTGTTCTAGCTTTTAGACAGAGTTTTGTGTGATCCAAATGCTTATTAGTTGTATTTATAAGTTGCCGATTGATGTCCCtttatttaagttagactCTATCTAGCATTGCTTGTAGATTGGATTTCTAATGTAATTTAGAGTTTATTCCCGTTAAGTTAGTGGGCTTGCTTGTTGTAGTTGATAATATTAGGTTCACACATGAGTGAGAAAAAGTGTTGGGTGGTACATTTCACATCACTTACGTTGGTCTCATTGTCCTTGCTATTAATTGAATTTGGAGATAAGATAATTACGAGTGGTGGAGCcctcaatttttaaatttagtactatatatatatatatatatatatatatataNtctattaatttaattatatatatatatatatatatatatatatatataatttgagatatatatttttgtcactcttaatttaattggacAGCTTCTTCTGAAATAGTGGtaaattgatcaacaaaaccATTAAttgttttcccttttttcccttctttttttccctGGCCTAGATTCGATCCTTCTTGAACCCAAATTTCTGAATATTTTCCTCTTgtttcccttctttttttgCACTAGCCAAGATTCGATCCTTCCTAAGTCCAAATTCTAGTGGTTTTTTCCCTTCCTTTTTTTGCTCGCCAAGGTTTTATCTTTCTTAAGCTCAAATTTCaggattttttttccttttttccctATGCACTTCATGTTACAATCAAacaaacctttttttttcctctataAATATTTGGAGGCTCATCATTCATCAAATTAGAAAAACTCTTtctcttattctcttttttcGTGAATGAATCAAATAATTGTTTTCTCTACAAACTAAATAACTATACTAAACTCTTTAACTCAAACAAATTTGAAATCCCTAGCATTTAGTATTAATCTATCAATGTTTCTTTAACTCCCAAATGCCAATTCAATTTTAGTTTTTGCATTTGATTTATATTAgtaatatttgaattaataaaGCATAATGTAGttcaattattattatgtatTGTTAATTTAATGGGGTAtacttttattctcttatagGTGAAGTTGATTGATCAAAAATTCCACACCATAATCTCGAAGCTAAGTTCTATTATCATTGCTAGAGAGAGTTTCTTCAACTATATATGCATTATTCATTATTGATCACAATTTGGAGAATTTGGCTTTAGTATGTATTTATTTGGATAATTGGGTTGATATGAGTCTAAGCTCTTGGCATAACTTTACTAGAATGTTTTGCATTTGTGTATATAATTTGCTATGGCCCTATGTAAAATTCGCATTGCTTAATAACTTATGATGCCTAATGTGAAAAtctaatgttaatttttttttactttatgtCTATTTCTATTTGTGAATCTAAAAACTGatatttaaattgttaatgaaattttatgttataattcaattttatttcaaaaatattaattttttatctgaATCAAATCATTGACTCGATCCATAATCTTGTATGATTAGCATTTAGCCACTCGTCATGCAAAATCCTAAATCCATCCCTGGTAATTATCAATAGACTTTGTTTGAaaacaagtaagaaacatGTTTTTTCCACCTGCCCATCTCTAAGCGCCCTTAAATCAAGTTCatcaaaagttgaaaattttatgtttcaaaGTCAACATCATAAATATAAGAAAGGGACACCCCTTTTGAGATGttctttttgttggtttttgaTGCAGGATTAAGAAACTATGGAGTCCTACTCGCTACCAATCCTTTTTTGAGTAGCATTGTGATTTTGTCAATGTACAATTTCCTTACCTATAACGATGAAACCCATGATCGCTACTAGCTCTTGAGTCTTACAAGTAAGCTCGCCAAGTCCCAAGCCAgccttaattaaatttttcttattgatCATCAATTATCccatcattaaattttaaataataaacacTCTTACTTGAACAAATACATTTTATAATAACaagaaacataaaaacatttttgtCCATACCTTCcatcaaaattataaactTAGTACTTAGATTACATTTCGTGTAAATTTCAGTAGACATAACTAAACAAAACacatcatcaacataaagaCCGCTAGCACCGGAGTGACATGGAGGAAAGAATTACAAGATACCTATAACACCCCGTACCCTCGTATAGAAGTCAATATGACTTTATCGACAAGACGAAAGGTCAATTGATGCtaatttaagtgccaaagagTGGTGACgggtgaaaagaatattttatacacgaggaaataataataaaataataatattttatcaaggatgaattagcgagttaaaaggcgatttggaagtgaaccaGGACAAAGTGAAACACTTTGGACCCAAGGAGACAAATGgagaattttggaataaaataatattaaaatattaatattttatttgtttttgaaattagtcatgaaggaggacTATATGtctaatctaagtgggggagaagaagtaagaaagaattttgaaaaaaacgACGTAAATGGGGCTCACgtgcctttattaaataaagcaagagaaggtaagtatatatttaaatattatggtaacACTTTGGTGAAGTatgaatttgatattttatatgtacaagtgtaaaggaagaaaaatagaaagaaattggaattaaagaaatgtttGAAGGATCTAATTGTAAAGTATGAAAAGTTTGAAGGgttaaaaggtaaataaagagaaatttgatgacttatgtgcaatttcaacatttaaagttaaatggaaattatctaaccaaagaaaattaga from Theobroma cacao cultivar B97-61/B2 chromosome 5, Criollo_cocoa_genome_V2, whole genome shotgun sequence carries:
- the LOC18598566 gene encoding (+)-delta-cadinene synthase isozyme A isoform X1, which encodes MSSQVYSTPASSHDTMSNNENRHLANFRPNIWGELFLSCPSEVNMNATTQLRFEELKQEVRSMLATPMDKPSQKLYLIDAVQRLGVAYHFEKEIEDSLENIYPNCNVERDDDLCSTSVRFRLLREHGFNVHCESFNKFKDEKGNFKASLISDVRGLLELYEAAHLRVHGEQILEEALAFTSSHLKSAETMVEYPLSTQINNALKRPLRKSLPRLVARNYISIYERYVTQEDTLLEFAKLDFKLLQHLHKKEIKEVYRWWKGLDVAKNFPFIRDRLVECYLWMLGVYFEPHYSLARTFLTKVSALTSILDDIYDAYGTREELKIFTNAIQRLIISRWDISCINQLPHYMKVCYTELLSVYKEMEELMAEQGKSYRVQLAKEAMKQQVQAFYAEAKWLHENYTPKLEEYMSIASVTCAYHMLTITSFVGMEDTITKETFIWAYNYPKILRASTIISRLMNDIASHKFEQERGHVASAVECYMKQYGVSEQEAYNEFDKQIKNAWKDINQEFLKPTVVPKPALNRILNLTRVIDLLYKDEDAYTNAGEAAKTSITSLLIDQVPI
- the LOC18598566 gene encoding (+)-delta-cadinene synthase isozyme A isoform X2, which codes for MSSQVYSTPASSHDTMSNNENRHLANFRPNIWGELFLSCPSEVNMNATTQLRFEELKQEVRSMLATPMDKPSQKLYLIDAVQRLGVAYHFEKEIEDSLENIYPNCNVERDDDLCSTSVRFRLLREHGFNVHCESFNKFKDEKGNFKASLISDVRGLLELYEAAHLRVHGEQILEEALAFTSSHLKSAETMVEYPLSTQINNALKRPLRKSLPRLVARNYISIYERYVTQEDTLLEFAKLDFKLLQHLHKKEIKEVYRWWKGLDVAKNFPFIRDRLVECYLWMLGVYFEPHYSLARTFLTKVSALTSILDDIYDAYGTREELKIFTNAIQRWDISCINQLPHYMKVCYTELLSVYKEMEELMAEQGKSYRVQLAKEAMKQQVQAFYAEAKWLHENYTPKLEEYMSIASVTCAYHMLTITSFVGMEDTITKETFIWAYNYPKILRASTIISRLMNDIASHKFEQERGHVASAVECYMKQYGVSEQEAYNEFDKQIKNAWKDINQEFLKPTVVPKPALNRILNLTRVIDLLYKDEDAYTNAGEAAKTSITSLLIDQVPI